A portion of the Glycine max cultivar Williams 82 chromosome 10, Glycine_max_v4.0, whole genome shotgun sequence genome contains these proteins:
- the LOC121172965 gene encoding uncharacterized protein, protein MGKPPPTLVQYLQGTSSIDAVDSLLTTRTEIHVALQHRLRKAQEAMKTTADKHHHDVSFAVGDWVYVRLRPYRKTSLAPTYTKLTKRFYGPFQVLERIEPVAYKLQLPVSSRIHPVSHISLLKLHQEPLPPSPAELSRANFNNHSLVTPLTILDWKCDNSVSPPIIKVLVQWDGLAPEDTSWELWDDILQTQP, encoded by the coding sequence ATGGGAAAACCACCGCCAACACTAGTCCAATACTTACAGGGCACCTCCTCTATTGATGCTGTTGATTCTTTGCTAACCACCAGGACTGAAATTCATGTGGCCCTGCAACACCGTTTACGCAAAGCACAGGAAGCCATGAAAACTACGGCAGACAAGCATCACCATGATGTTTCCTTCGCTGTAGGCGATTGGGTATATGTCCGGCTTCGCCCTTACAGAAAAACGTCGTTAGCCCCTACCTATACCAAATTGACCAAACGCTTTTACGGGCCTTTCCAGGTGCTAGAACGGATTGAACCAGTAGCGTACAAATTGCAATTGCCGGTTTCTTCTCGAATTCATCCGGTTTCCCACATTTCCCTCTTGAAGCTCCATCAGGAACCATTACCTCCCTCTCCAGCAGAACTTTCCCGAGCCAACTTCAATAATCATTCACTTGTTACTCCATTAACCATTTTGGATTGGAAGTGTGACAACTCAGTTTCTCCCCCAATCATAAAGGTCCTGGTCCAATGGGATGGCTTAGCTCCAGAAGATACTTCATGGGAATTGTGGGATGATATACTCCAGAcacaaccttga